From a region of the Nothobranchius furzeri strain GRZ-AD chromosome 12, NfurGRZ-RIMD1, whole genome shotgun sequence genome:
- the tecpr1b gene encoding tectonin beta-propeller repeat-containing protein 1, which translates to MPITLLWSVDVYGRVYSLSTAGQRWVRADDMLLELKRVTSGKGRCWGIGCDHHVYLYMMPSETPIRYREETYENQRWNPVDGFTDVLLPTDRWPWSDVTGLNPQPLHSFQLPSRSWEWEGDWYVDQSCGGEPSQTGGWEYAVDFPANFSPDKKWNSCVRRRRWIRYRRYTAQGTWAKIPLDNPRKPPLPLCDISCGGWELSDQSGRYPYLWGVTQQGQVWFREGIHPRVPEGSSWEEVEVPKEVAQLSAGPGDLLWVLLWDGNLLVRTGLSLDSPTGTTWVEVDSPSKEVEALHVSVGVSVVWVVTKDYKVWFRRGVNSHNPCGSGWISIGGEMMMVDVGLNDQVWAVGEDRGLYFRMGVTPSEPSGSGWIPVSAQWGSSTQVIPPRDDHEFSSQLTEASLGSVPCCTDSDSELGQIEPQRSATDTLVLEAEAPSIVPLGGADTHAPPPEAPPVPKKDTPKAFIPASDSFINSLVSDRDRAPMQQASITEIPQEDVEELPGAAVLPTPPAAGHNVPWMNVDLEGTEAARTSQAAGSSLGDDLGTLESSQRIGEEDGPVWAWISGGGCDVDASSQISWLSPTGPLSSSLSLTPVQSAAWSKQPQEQERRQEISKKPVERSNSVWVRKGTLRWWRDWKPQRWVDVGVALEQSTKSDGRKDSIFFVYYTQYDEKKYLHMFISEVTVLVPVQRDCHYTFAVYTAERTRQRWPLVLAAATEKDMSDWLSLLCDCCCECRGISDAPSKQALWSTTSKGDILVHEPSVSLETPAHTLTCDLMFWRQVPGHLRRVESNSLGLVWGVGWDGTAWVYSGNFGREPSADGLQLQQQTDVRSIHVYENQRWNPMTGYTDKGLPTDRPMWSDESGLKECTKGNTQPPSPQWSWVSEWTVDYNVPGGTDTEGWQYAADFPTTFHGHKTMKDFVRRRRWARKCRVAVRGPWTVVQPIRLSDVSLMPCLAQSRMDQVPVWALSDKGDVLCRLGVTPQNPAGSSWLHVGTDQPFKSISIGGANQVWAIAKDGAVFYRGSVSPQNPAGECWYHIPSPPRQTLRQLSVGRTSVFAVDENSNLWFRQGLTPSYPQGSSWELISNNTTKVSVGPLDQVWIIADSVPGFPTEIPGVVCHRLGVGPMQPKGLSWDYGIGGGWENISVRGNSAEPPRGPHPLPPAGPSRSPAPQVNGSAVCV; encoded by the exons ATGCCCATCACGCTGCTGTGGTCCGTGGATGTGTACGGCAGAGTGTACAGCCTCTCCACGGCGGGTCAGCGCTGGGTTCGCGCTGACGACATGCTCCTAGAGCTGAAGCGCGTCACTTCGGGTAAAGGGCGCTGCTGGGGCATCGGCTGTGATCACCACGTTTACCTGTACATGATGCCCAGCGAGACCCCCATCCgctaccgggaggagacctacgaGAACCAG cggtGGAACCCAGTCGACGGATTCACGGACGTCCTGTTGCCCACCGACCGCTGGCCCTGGAGCGACGTGACGGGATTGAATCCACAGCCGCTCCACAGCTTCCAgttgccctccaggagctgggagTGGGAGGGAGACTGGTACGTGGATCAGAGCTGTGGAGGAGAGCCCAGCCAGACCGGG GGTTGGGAATATGCCGTGGATTTCCCTGCTAACTTCTCTCCCGACAAGAAGTGGAACTCCTGTGTCCGTCGTAGACGATGGATCCGCTACAGGAGATACACAGCGCAAGGCACTTGGGCGAAG ATCCCTTTGGACAATCCCAGGAAGCCGCCCCTGCCGCTCTGTGACATCAGCTGtggtggctgggagctgagcgacCAGTCTGGGAGGTACCCGTACCTCTGGGGTGTGACCCAACAAGGACAG GTGTGGTTCAGAGAGGGAATCCACCCACGTGTTCCAGAGGGCAGCAGCTGGGAGGAGGTGGAGGTGCCCAAAGAGGTGGCTCAGTTATCAGCTGGCCCTGGGGACCTCCTGTGGGTTTTACTGTGGGATGGGAATCTGTTGGTTCGTACTGGTCTCAGCCTGGACAGCCCAACTG GCACCACCTGGGTGGAGGTGGACTCCCCCTCAAAGGAAGTGGAAGCTCTCCATGTGTCTGTTGGAGTCAGCGTGGTCTGGGTGGTGACGAAGGACTACAAG gtgtggttCAGACGTGGTGTAAACTCCCACAATCCCTGTGGCTCTGGCTGGATCAGCATTGGAGGGGAGATGATGATGGTGGACGTTGGACTTAATGACCAG GTGTGGGCGGTTGGTGAAGACCGGGGCTTGTATTTCAGGATGGGGGTGACCCCGTCCGAGCCAAGCGGAAGCGGCTGGATACCTGTTTCTGCTCAGTGGGGCAGCAGCACTCAGGTTATCCCACCCAG AGACGACCATGAGTTCAGCAGCCAGCTGACTGAGGCCTCGCTAGGATCTGTACCATGCTGCACCGACTCGGATTCAGAGTTGGGTCAGATTGAGCCGCAGCGCAGTGCTACAGACACTCTGGTGCTGGAGGCAGAAGCTCCCTCTATAGTCCCCTTAGGAGGAGCCGACACACACGCACCTCCACCAGAGGCTCCCCCTGTCCCCAAGAAAGACACCCCCAAAGCCTTCATCCCCGCTAGCGACAGCTTCATCAACAGCCTGGTCTCTGACCGGGACAGAGCTCCCATGCAGCAAGCGTCCATCACTGAGATACCACAAGAAGATGTGGAGGAGCTACCAGGAGCTGCTGTCCTTCCAACCCCCCCAGCCGCAGGACACAATGTCCCCTGGATGAACGTGGACCTGGAGGGGACAGAAGCAGCACGGACCTCACAGGCAGCAGGGAGCTCCCTGGGAGATGATTTGGGGACTCTGGAGAGCTCCCAGCGAATTGGAGAAGAGGACGGACCGGTGTGGGCTTGGATCTCTGGTGGAGGATGTGACGTAGATGCATCTTCTCAAATCAGCTGGCTCAGTCCTACAG GTCCTCTCAGCAGCTCCTTGTCACTGACTCCAGTTCAGTCAGCAGCCTGGAGCAAACAGCCTCAAGAGCAGGAACGCAGACAGGAGATCAGCAAGAAACCTGTGGAGAGAAGCAAC TCGGTGTGGGTGCGTAAAGGCACGCTACGGTGGTGGAGAGACTGGAAACCCCAGCGCTGGGTGGACGTGGGCGTTGCTCTGGAGCAGTCCACCAAGTCTGACGGCAGGAAGGACAGCATCTTCTTTGTGTATTACACACAATACGACGAGAAGAAG TACCTCCACATGTTCATCAGTGAGGTAACAGTGCTGGTGCCGGTTCAGCGGGACTGCCACTACACGTTCGCAGTGTACACGGCTGAGAGGACCAGACAGAGATGGCCTCTGGTTTTAGCAGCAGCAACGGAGAAGGACATGAGCGACTGG CTGAGCCTGTTGTGTGACTGTTGCTGTGAGTGCCGAGGCATCAGCGACGCCCCGTCCAAACAGGCCCTATGGTCCACCACTTCAAAGGGAGACATCCTGGTCCACGAGCCATCCGTGTCTCTGGAGACTCCTGCACACACTCTGACCTGTGACCTCAT GTTCTGGCGCCAGGTCCCTGGCCACCTGCGCCGTGTAGAGTCTAACAGTCTGGGGCTGGTGTGGGGCGTCGGGTGGGACGGCACCGCCTGGGTCTACAGCGGGAACTTTGGGCGAGAGCCCAGTGCGG ACGGCctacagctgcagcagcagacagATGTCAGGAGTATCCACGTATACGAGAATCAGAGATGGAACCCCATGACCGGATATACCGACAA AGGGCTCCCCACTGACCGTCCCATGTGGAGTGATGAGAGCGGGTTGAAGGAGTGCACCAAAGGCAACACACAGCCACCCTCCCCTCAGTGGTCCTGG GTGTCAGAGTGGACCGTGGATTACAACGTTCCCGGAGGCACGGACACAGAAGGCTGGCAGTATGCCGCAGACTTTCCCAC GACGTTTCACGGACACAAAACGATGAAGGACTTCGTTAGGCGCAGGAGATGGGCCAG GAAGTGTAGGGTAGCGGTGAGAGGACCGTGGACCGTGGTGCAGCCCATCCGTCTGAGTGACGTCTCCCTGATGCCGTGTCTGGCTCAGAGCAGGATGGATCAGGTCCCCGTCTGGGCCCTCAGTGATAAGGGAGACGTCTTGTGCCGGTTGGGAGTTACTCCACAAAATCCAGCG GGCAGCTCCTGGCTGCACGTGGGCACAGATCAGCCCTTCAAGTCCATCTCCATAGGAGGAGCCAATCAGGTGTGGGCCATCGCCAAGGATGGAGCCGTGTTCTACAGGGGATCAGTGTCTCCACAGAACCCCGCAG GAGAATGTTGGTACCACATCCCCTCTCCTCCGAGACAGACCCTCAGACAGCTCTCTGTAGGGAGGACGTCTGTCTTCGCTGTAGATGAGAACA GTAACCTGTGGTTCAGACAGGGCCTCACACCCAGCTATCCTCAAGGCTCCAGCTGGGAGCTCATCTCCAACAACACCACCAAGGTCTCTGTTGGACCGCTGGACCAG GTCTGGATCATCGCAGACAGTGTTCCTGGTTTTCCTACGGAGATCCCTGGAGTGGTTTGTCACAGACTGGGAGTTGGACCAATGCAACCTAAAGGCCTGTCCTGGGACTACGGGATAGGG GGAGGATGGGAGAACATCAGCGTAAGGGGGAACTCAGCCGAGCCTCCGCGGGGCCCCCACCCCCTTCCTCCTGCTGGCCCCTCACGCAGCCCGGCCCCCCAAGTCAACGGGAGTGCTGTGTGcgtgtaa